From a single Pirellulaceae bacterium genomic region:
- a CDS encoding DMT family transporter encodes MQPSSLARPSAHHDWVADGLLLFTALLWGINIVVFKAAITGTNAYVFNALRLLFAVSTLVVMAAIEWQLYPAIRVRMRTLPWLTIALYCLLNGVIYLLAYVQGISLTTAGNVALIFASLPMWTAGMSMLLFNERLPGIVWTGLLITAVGTGLIILNGAGQVSLSSQYLTGNLFVLIATLAWGSATILSRNLLRVLTPLQLAAFSSLATTPIHWCIAWQHLPDVLRTSHAPGYWAAMAYSGVFSTGIAYAAWNAGVRRAGASYASIYQNVVTLVAVLGGWWLLREQLLAVQIIGGVMTIAGLLLMRRARYQAHC; translated from the coding sequence GTGCAGCCATCATCGCTAGCCAGGCCGTCAGCGCACCATGATTGGGTAGCCGATGGGTTGTTGCTATTCACGGCCCTATTGTGGGGCATCAACATCGTGGTCTTCAAGGCGGCCATCACTGGCACGAACGCCTACGTGTTTAACGCATTGCGACTGTTATTTGCCGTATCGACGCTGGTCGTGATGGCAGCTATTGAATGGCAGCTTTACCCTGCGATCCGTGTCCGAATGCGCACCTTACCCTGGCTGACAATAGCCCTCTACTGCCTGCTCAATGGAGTCATTTATCTGTTGGCCTATGTTCAAGGCATATCGTTGACCACAGCCGGCAATGTAGCGTTGATCTTTGCATCATTGCCGATGTGGACGGCAGGCATGTCGATGTTGTTATTCAATGAGCGATTGCCTGGCATCGTATGGACAGGGTTGTTGATCACTGCAGTGGGGACGGGGCTGATCATCCTGAATGGAGCTGGCCAGGTCAGCCTCAGCAGCCAGTACTTGACTGGCAATTTGTTCGTGCTGATAGCCACGTTGGCTTGGGGCAGCGCCACGATCCTCAGTCGTAATCTGTTGCGTGTCTTGACACCGCTACAATTGGCCGCCTTCAGCTCGCTAGCGACCACGCCTATTCACTGGTGTATAGCTTGGCAGCATTTGCCAGATGTCCTGCGAACATCCCATGCGCCCGGCTATTGGGCAGCCATGGCTTACAGCGGCGTGTTTTCCACGGGTATAGCCTATGCGGCCTGGAACGCCGGTGTGCGCCGCGCAGGAGCGTCCTACGCTTCAATCTATCAAAACGTGGTAACACTAGTCGCCGTGTTGGGGGGCTGGTGGCTGCTGCGCGAACAGTTGTTAGCGGTCCAAATCATCGGCGGCGTAATGACCATTGCCGGACTGCTGCTGATGCGCCGCGCTCGTTACCAAGCCCACTGCTAA
- a CDS encoding 2-phosphosulfolactate phosphatase, translated as MNRLPVSVAMLPTLLVPPDPALRCGSVVVDTLRFTTTAVQALSAGARSILAVQSIPDARQLADSSGHPRPLLCGERDCRPIPGFQLGNSPLEFKTHTVRSQHLIFSTTNGTKAILSTAQFSNCYLAAFVNRSAMARLMSQASMDCWHLICSGTDGLIAGEDLLAAGAILEQLERVMGQGSLALDDSAVIAMDAWQQAISRGTALSTELERFVGAQNLIRAGFGEDVAFAGQVDLCEVVPVRRSIDGLLISKFEPDANYN; from the coding sequence ATGAATCGTCTGCCTGTTAGTGTTGCCATGTTACCAACGCTGTTGGTTCCACCTGACCCTGCGCTGCGTTGTGGCTCGGTAGTCGTCGATACATTGCGCTTTACAACGACCGCTGTCCAGGCGTTATCAGCCGGTGCGCGGTCGATCCTGGCTGTCCAGAGTATTCCCGACGCCCGGCAGCTTGCCGACAGTTCAGGCCATCCTCGACCCCTGTTATGTGGCGAACGTGACTGTCGTCCCATTCCCGGCTTTCAACTGGGCAATAGTCCTTTGGAATTCAAGACGCATACCGTACGGAGCCAACATTTGATTTTTTCCACGACCAATGGCACAAAAGCCATCCTGTCGACGGCTCAGTTTTCGAATTGTTATTTAGCCGCTTTTGTCAATCGCTCCGCGATGGCTCGGTTAATGAGTCAGGCCTCAATGGATTGTTGGCATCTGATCTGTTCTGGAACCGACGGGTTGATTGCCGGTGAAGACCTGTTAGCGGCTGGAGCCATCTTGGAGCAATTGGAGCGGGTCATGGGCCAGGGCTCGTTGGCTCTCGATGATTCAGCGGTGATCGCTATGGACGCTTGGCAGCAAGCCATATCGCGTGGTACTGCTTTGTCCACTGAGTTGGAACGTTTTGTGGGTGCTCAGAATCTGATTCGCGCCGGTTTTGGGGAGGATGTCGCTTTCGCTGGACAAGTTGACCTCTGTGAAGTTGTGCCAGTTCGACGATCGATCGATGGGCTTTTGATATCGAAGTTTGAACCGGATGCGAACTATAATTGA
- the pdxH gene encoding pyridoxamine 5'-phosphate oxidase: MMDLSALRQEYANQEHDVATTAECPYEQFQRWFDQAVQAQLIEPNAMVLATVDDQQRPSQRTVLLKYFDRHGLVFFTNYGSRKAIQMTSNPQVTVLFPWYGLHRQVEISGAVVRVSSAESLKYFATRPRGSQLGAWVSQQSQVVSNRSILEAKWEELKRRFGEGPIPLPSFWGGYRIEPWRFEFWQGGSRRLHDRIEYRLSDNSSAWQRVRLAP; encoded by the coding sequence ATGATGGATTTATCCGCTTTGCGCCAAGAGTATGCCAATCAAGAGCATGATGTGGCTACCACGGCTGAATGTCCTTACGAACAGTTTCAGCGCTGGTTCGATCAGGCCGTACAAGCCCAATTGATAGAACCCAATGCGATGGTACTGGCCACCGTCGATGATCAACAACGTCCGAGTCAGCGAACGGTGCTGCTGAAGTATTTTGATCGACATGGCCTCGTATTCTTCACCAACTATGGCAGCCGCAAGGCTATTCAGATGACCAGCAATCCTCAAGTTACCGTACTGTTTCCCTGGTACGGTCTGCATCGACAAGTAGAAATTAGCGGTGCGGTAGTCCGAGTTTCCAGTGCCGAATCGCTCAAGTATTTTGCGACTCGACCTCGGGGCAGCCAATTGGGTGCGTGGGTGTCTCAACAAAGCCAGGTTGTCTCCAATCGCAGTATCTTGGAGGCTAAGTGGGAAGAGCTAAAACGCCGGTTTGGTGAGGGCCCAATCCCACTTCCGTCGTTTTGGGGAGGCTACCGAATTGAACCTTGGCGATTTGAATTCTGGCAAGGTGGTTCGCGAAGACTTCATGACCGCATTGAATATCGGCTCTCGGATAACTCAAGTGCGTGGCAACGAGTTCGCTTAGCGCCTTAA
- a CDS encoding deoxyhypusine synthase family protein, producing MERHYRHFNARETLATAQAYEKFVDDGGKMMVSLAGAMSTAELGISLAEMIRQGKVHAISCTAANLEEDLFNLFAHNDYRVIPDWRALSAEDEVQLYSQGFNRVTDTCIPEAVMMHMREYLTKYWVQQGLSGSGLFPYEYFYKLLDETELRQHYHIPIEDSWVYAAKQMNLRIYSPGTEDSTLGNMFTARVMDGTVKTHAALRSGTEQLQVLAEWYREQSRSSPIGFFQIGGGIAGDFAICAVPMLIQDLEQDVPMWSYFAQISDATTSYGGYSGAVPNEKITWKKLSKSTPKFMIQSDATIVAPLIFAYVLGQ from the coding sequence ATGGAACGCCATTATCGGCACTTCAACGCGCGCGAAACTCTAGCCACAGCGCAAGCTTACGAGAAATTCGTCGACGACGGCGGCAAAATGATGGTGTCATTAGCTGGTGCCATGAGTACAGCGGAGTTGGGGATATCGTTAGCGGAGATGATCCGTCAGGGCAAGGTACATGCCATCAGTTGTACCGCCGCCAACCTGGAAGAAGATTTATTCAACCTATTTGCTCACAATGACTATCGGGTGATACCCGACTGGCGAGCCTTAAGTGCCGAGGACGAAGTCCAACTCTATAGCCAAGGATTCAATCGCGTAACGGATACCTGCATCCCCGAAGCGGTGATGATGCACATGCGGGAATACTTAACGAAATACTGGGTTCAGCAAGGACTCAGCGGCAGCGGATTGTTTCCTTACGAATACTTCTACAAATTGCTCGACGAGACGGAACTGCGGCAGCATTATCACATACCCATTGAAGATTCCTGGGTCTACGCCGCCAAGCAAATGAATTTACGCATCTACTCGCCGGGAACGGAAGACAGCACGCTGGGCAACATGTTTACCGCCCGAGTGATGGATGGCACGGTCAAGACTCATGCAGCCTTACGGTCAGGCACCGAGCAGTTGCAGGTCTTAGCAGAGTGGTATCGCGAGCAGAGCCGCAGTAGCCCTATCGGCTTCTTTCAAATCGGTGGAGGGATAGCTGGCGATTTTGCGATCTGTGCCGTGCCCATGCTCATCCAAGATCTGGAACAAGATGTCCCAATGTGGTCGTACTTTGCTCAAATATCCGATGCCACTACCAGCTATGGAGGTTATTCAGGAGCCGTACCAAATGAAAAAATCACTTGGAAGAAGCTGAGCAAGTCCACACCCAAATTCATGATACAGAGCGATGCGACCATCGTAGCGCCGCTAATCTTTGCGTACGTGCTCGGTCAGTGA
- the dnaN gene encoding DNA polymerase III subunit beta: MKIACDREKMASAFSLASVVANVRSPKEILQNVKIEVANDMVTLMASDKETGIRIGVEGVDILSPGKALLNVARVGQILKESSDEKLEFDCNDSRIRIQGQHSEFNLPSANPDEYPTVTGFEEEKYHEIPARLFKEMVRRTSFTTDPDSTRFALGGVLLELSGDSVIAVGTDGRRLARMEGVGKSVGGHETIGNNAIVPIRSLTLMERTISDQDELVHVTCRTNDIQIRSNRCVVYSRLVEGRFPNWRQVIPHRDDSIKINLSVGPFFNVLRQAAIVADQESRGLDFDFGGGTLLLSAKTANYGQSRVEMPIDYDGELISMKMDHRFIADFLRVLEPDMKLTLDIVNATSPALLTTDDGYAYVIMPMAVDK; the protein is encoded by the coding sequence ATGAAGATAGCTTGTGATAGGGAAAAAATGGCCTCAGCCTTCTCGTTGGCCAGCGTGGTGGCCAATGTCCGCAGTCCCAAGGAAATATTACAAAACGTCAAGATCGAGGTAGCCAACGATATGGTGACGTTGATGGCTTCCGACAAGGAGACTGGCATTCGTATCGGGGTAGAAGGTGTAGACATACTGTCGCCAGGCAAGGCACTCTTGAACGTAGCTCGCGTTGGGCAGATTCTCAAGGAAAGCAGCGATGAGAAGCTAGAATTCGACTGCAACGATAGCCGCATTCGCATCCAAGGTCAGCACAGTGAGTTCAATCTGCCAAGCGCCAATCCCGATGAGTACCCAACGGTAACCGGTTTTGAAGAGGAAAAATATCATGAGATACCGGCTCGGCTATTCAAAGAGATGGTGCGACGAACCAGTTTTACCACGGATCCAGACAGCACCCGGTTTGCCCTGGGCGGAGTATTGCTGGAATTGAGCGGCGATAGTGTGATCGCTGTGGGAACTGATGGTCGTCGCCTGGCTCGAATGGAAGGTGTGGGAAAATCGGTGGGCGGTCACGAGACGATAGGCAACAATGCCATCGTACCGATTCGTTCATTGACGCTAATGGAGCGAACCATCAGCGATCAAGACGAGCTGGTACATGTCACTTGCCGCACCAATGACATACAAATACGCAGCAATCGCTGTGTGGTCTACTCCCGACTGGTCGAAGGTAGATTTCCCAACTGGCGACAAGTGATTCCACACCGCGACGATTCGATAAAAATCAATCTAAGTGTGGGACCATTTTTCAACGTGCTTCGCCAAGCAGCCATCGTGGCTGATCAGGAATCGCGAGGACTCGATTTTGATTTCGGTGGTGGCACACTGTTGTTGTCAGCAAAAACAGCGAACTACGGTCAAAGTCGAGTCGAAATGCCAATCGACTACGATGGAGAACTCATCAGTATGAAAATGGATCATCGCTTCATAGCGGATTTTCTGCGCGTGTTAGAACCAGACATGAAATTAACTCTGGATATCGTCAATGCGACCTCCCCTGCTCTGCTCACCACAGACGATGGTTATGCCTACGTCATCATGCCCATGGCCGTAGACAAGTAA
- a CDS encoding ATP-binding protein yields the protein MPISKSSSAPDLYSFPLERPTSVRRLLPGSSENWLTDEYWIGPENQLVRYLLTRDGPLNLAAISPLVLYGPKSVGKTALAITLAVLWSRQLQEKPICFMTGQNLTQEYIAASEINDFNAFRKRLRGARLLVLDDYDSLHDKPSVQAELSATLDSLLLAQRPVIVTSRCLPAALSGFDGKLASRLSAGLSVPLAPPGECARQAIMESLVAKQDQDITVAAIAALARDLSRHQILSATDIGHLVRLSKLYRLDNGSLDRDKILAMMRQSSSLDTPSLPVIVKSVCRRTRIKLRDMRGPSRQANIVRARGLAIVLARHYTSLSLMQIGNYLGGRDHSTILHAYTKTTSLLDIDRELASIYGSILADILA from the coding sequence GTGCCTATCTCCAAATCATCATCCGCCCCTGACCTGTACAGCTTTCCACTGGAACGCCCCACGTCTGTTCGCCGGTTGTTGCCGGGATCGTCAGAGAACTGGTTGACGGATGAGTATTGGATTGGGCCAGAAAATCAACTGGTTCGTTACCTGCTGACCCGCGATGGACCTTTGAATCTGGCAGCGATTTCTCCGCTCGTGCTGTATGGCCCAAAATCTGTTGGAAAGACAGCTTTAGCTATCACTCTGGCCGTGTTGTGGTCTCGGCAACTGCAAGAAAAGCCGATCTGCTTTATGACGGGTCAAAACCTGACTCAAGAATATATCGCCGCTTCAGAGATCAACGACTTTAACGCTTTTCGCAAACGATTGCGCGGTGCTCGGCTGCTGGTGTTGGACGATTATGACTCGCTGCATGACAAGCCGTCTGTTCAAGCTGAGCTGTCGGCTACCTTAGACTCTTTGTTGCTGGCCCAGCGCCCGGTTATCGTAACTAGCCGTTGTCTACCGGCTGCCCTATCAGGGTTTGATGGCAAACTAGCCAGTCGGTTGTCTGCCGGCTTATCGGTGCCTTTGGCTCCACCTGGTGAATGTGCGCGGCAAGCCATCATGGAATCTCTGGTTGCCAAGCAAGATCAAGATATCACCGTGGCGGCTATCGCTGCCCTAGCTCGCGATTTGTCGCGACACCAGATACTCTCAGCTACCGATATCGGTCATCTTGTCAGACTTTCCAAGCTTTACCGCCTTGATAATGGTTCCTTGGATCGTGATAAAATCCTGGCCATGATGCGTCAGTCTAGCTCACTGGACACACCTTCGCTGCCGGTTATCGTCAAGAGTGTCTGCCGTCGAACTCGCATCAAACTACGAGACATGCGAGGGCCTTCGCGGCAAGCAAACATAGTGCGCGCTCGAGGCTTAGCCATCGTCTTAGCACGCCACTATACATCGCTAAGCTTGATGCAGATTGGCAATTACCTGGGTGGGCGAGATCATTCAACGATCCTACATGCCTACACCAAAACGACTTCGCTATTGGATATTGATCGTGAACTGGCCAGTATTTATGGGTCTATTCTGGCGGACATCCTGGCTTGA
- a CDS encoding serine hydroxymethyltransferase, with protein sequence MTEQLIGQPVLQQQDPQIWEAIEAESRRQQDGLEMIASENYTSRAVMEAVGSVLTNKYAEGYPGRRYYGGCQYVDIVEQLAIDRVRQLFGAEAANVQPHSGSQANTAVYVSCLQPGDKVLGLDLAQGGHLTHGMKLNISGKLYRFIPYGVDPQTHRIDFDQVARLAAEHKPKLIVAGASAYPREILHAKFADIAAQHRIPLMVDMAHYAGLVAAGVHDNPVSVADYVTSTTHKTLRGPRSGVILCKHQYIRSINSAVFPGLQGGPLMHVVAGKAVCFGEALLPSFKEYGRAVIENAQALAEELMTQGLRLISGGTDNHLMLVDVTSIGLSGKQAEEILDRCGITVNMNMIPFDTRKPLDPSGIRIGTPALTTRGMRAAEMQQIGRWIGQVLRAAGDNHKETEVRSQVQSLCQNYPVPAERPT encoded by the coding sequence ATGACCGAACAACTCATCGGCCAACCTGTATTACAGCAGCAAGACCCCCAAATTTGGGAGGCTATTGAAGCAGAGTCTCGTCGGCAACAAGACGGGCTGGAGATGATAGCCAGCGAGAATTACACGTCGCGGGCTGTCATGGAAGCGGTCGGCAGCGTCTTGACCAATAAATACGCTGAGGGGTATCCGGGTAGACGATACTACGGCGGTTGCCAATATGTGGATATAGTAGAGCAGTTAGCCATCGACCGGGTTCGACAGCTCTTTGGAGCCGAGGCTGCCAACGTCCAGCCTCACAGCGGTTCCCAGGCTAATACTGCGGTGTATGTGTCCTGTCTTCAACCAGGGGACAAAGTGTTGGGATTAGACCTTGCACAAGGCGGCCATTTGACCCATGGAATGAAGCTAAATATCTCTGGCAAGCTGTATCGCTTCATCCCCTACGGGGTCGATCCGCAAACACATCGCATCGACTTTGACCAGGTGGCGCGGTTAGCTGCCGAGCACAAACCGAAGTTGATAGTAGCTGGTGCCAGTGCGTATCCCCGTGAGATTCTGCACGCAAAATTTGCCGACATAGCAGCTCAACATCGCATCCCGCTGATGGTCGACATGGCACATTATGCGGGTTTGGTAGCTGCTGGCGTGCATGATAATCCGGTTTCGGTAGCGGACTATGTGACATCGACGACGCATAAAACACTGCGCGGTCCTCGTTCGGGAGTCATACTCTGTAAACATCAGTACATTCGCTCTATCAACAGCGCAGTGTTTCCTGGGCTGCAGGGTGGACCACTCATGCATGTCGTGGCTGGCAAAGCGGTGTGCTTCGGGGAAGCGTTGCTGCCAAGCTTTAAGGAATACGGCCGCGCTGTCATAGAAAACGCCCAAGCACTAGCCGAAGAACTAATGACTCAGGGGTTGCGATTAATTAGTGGGGGCACGGACAACCACCTAATGTTGGTAGACGTTACCAGCATTGGTCTGAGTGGCAAGCAAGCCGAAGAAATATTAGACCGCTGCGGAATTACCGTCAACATGAACATGATCCCGTTTGATACTCGCAAGCCACTTGACCCAAGCGGCATTCGCATTGGAACACCAGCCCTCACCACGCGCGGTATGCGAGCCGCAGAAATGCAACAAATCGGCCGGTGGATCGGTCAGGTACTGCGCGCCGCTGGCGACAACCATAAGGAAACGGAAGTTCGCAGCCAAGTCCAATCGTTGTGTCAGAATTACCCGGTACCTGCAGAGCGCCCAACGTGA
- a CDS encoding response regulator produces MTKPARILIADDNAANRELLEAYLSSIDCVIEMASDGEDVLAKVHSFQPDVLLLDVMMPKRSGYEVCQLLKKDSATSQMMILMVTALNELGDIERGVRAGTDDFLSKPVNRIELVKRVQNMIRLKDTTDELERLRRYISEMDEHNGPAVAG; encoded by the coding sequence GTGACCAAGCCAGCTCGAATCCTAATCGCCGACGACAACGCCGCCAATCGTGAATTGTTGGAGGCATATCTAAGTTCCATCGACTGCGTCATTGAAATGGCCAGTGACGGAGAAGATGTATTGGCCAAGGTGCACAGCTTCCAACCAGATGTTTTGCTGCTGGATGTGATGATGCCCAAACGTAGCGGCTACGAAGTCTGCCAATTGCTGAAGAAAGACTCAGCGACCTCGCAAATGATGATCTTGATGGTCACTGCCCTGAATGAGCTAGGTGATATTGAACGCGGCGTCCGAGCCGGTACCGACGATTTTCTTTCCAAGCCAGTCAACCGCATCGAGTTAGTCAAGCGAGTTCAGAATATGATTCGCTTGAAGGATACCACTGACGAATTAGAACGATTACGACGGTACATTAGCGAAATGGACGAGCATAACGGCCCTGCCGTAGCCGGTTAG
- a CDS encoding carbon storage regulator — protein MLVLSRKEGEKLVIGDNITLVVTRISGNRVTVGIEAPVDVKIFRGELKDETKNSGPRVVPLRCAATITMDLDSDAREMEKQAI, from the coding sequence ATGTTAGTGCTAAGTCGCAAAGAGGGTGAGAAGCTGGTAATTGGAGACAACATCACGTTGGTTGTAACCAGAATCTCGGGAAACCGGGTAACGGTGGGGATCGAGGCACCGGTGGATGTGAAAATCTTTCGCGGGGAGTTGAAGGACGAGACCAAGAACTCGGGGCCGCGGGTGGTGCCGCTGCGTTGCGCAGCGACGATCACCATGGACCTCGATTCGGACGCTCGGGAAATGGAAAAGCAGGCAATATAG
- a CDS encoding mechanosensitive ion channel family protein produces the protein MGQVEVPTMLVAAASTEWSFSRALSQLLQAFQQGDFSQGAITLLDKIVLPASLGLLSLLAAYFVSKLISTRVKALICSRVDETLGKFIGKLTFYGLLLVFALTICSQLNIEISAFMAMLATAGFAIGLAFQGTLSNFSAGVLLLVFRPFKVGDLIGVAGVIGKVNEIDIFTTTLDTTDNRRLILPNSSIAGNTIENMTHHAHRRVDVVVSVELAANLDQTRKALTECVESISQWIIPGEDRGSQVLMTDLGQNLVQWTVRMWVAKENFFIAKELLLGQIKRHLDQYAIGIARQRVELQMSAQVRSSLTTPEPLPPTSLAMPNLLAQHDSQRKIRPRTRGEGPE, from the coding sequence ATGGGACAGGTAGAAGTACCCACGATGCTAGTGGCAGCCGCGTCAACCGAGTGGTCGTTTTCTCGCGCCCTTAGCCAGCTTTTGCAGGCATTCCAACAGGGGGACTTCTCCCAAGGAGCCATCACGCTGCTGGACAAAATCGTCCTGCCAGCTTCCTTGGGGCTGTTAAGTCTTCTGGCAGCCTATTTCGTGTCAAAATTGATATCTACGCGAGTCAAAGCCTTGATTTGCTCGCGTGTCGACGAGACGTTGGGCAAGTTCATCGGCAAGCTCACATTTTATGGATTGCTGCTGGTCTTTGCATTAACCATCTGCTCGCAACTCAATATCGAAATCTCGGCGTTCATGGCGATGCTGGCCACCGCTGGATTCGCCATTGGCTTGGCATTTCAGGGAACACTCAGCAACTTCTCGGCCGGCGTGTTACTGCTGGTCTTTCGTCCCTTTAAGGTCGGTGACCTGATCGGTGTCGCCGGAGTGATTGGTAAGGTAAACGAAATCGACATTTTTACGACGACGCTGGATACCACCGATAACCGACGGTTGATCCTTCCAAATTCGTCAATTGCCGGCAATACCATAGAGAATATGACGCATCATGCTCACCGCCGCGTAGATGTTGTCGTAAGCGTAGAGCTGGCTGCCAATCTCGATCAGACCCGCAAGGCGCTGACAGAGTGTGTCGAGTCGATTTCGCAATGGATCATACCGGGTGAAGACCGCGGATCGCAGGTGTTAATGACCGATCTTGGACAGAATCTGGTTCAATGGACAGTTAGAATGTGGGTTGCCAAGGAGAATTTTTTCATAGCCAAAGAGTTGCTGCTGGGGCAGATCAAACGGCATTTGGATCAATACGCAATTGGCATTGCCCGCCAACGAGTAGAACTGCAAATGTCAGCCCAGGTCCGCAGCAGCTTAACCACGCCCGAACCATTGCCACCCACCTCACTGGCTATGCCCAATCTACTTGCGCAACACGATAGCCAACGAAAAATTCGGCCACGCACTCGCGGTGAAGGCCCTGAATAG
- the scpB gene encoding SMC-Scp complex subunit ScpB: protein MRRLEAILILSPQGISTRKASKLADLADATEVRTLVRQLNMFYDSRGKPYRIEEIAGGLAMMTRPVFAPWLRKLAYMPGEIRLARSALETLAIVAYRQPVMRAEIEAIRGVGCSELLKQLMDLDLVRISGRSEDLGRPYLYETTQRFLQMFGLRSADRLPRINWAIHSQPSEKSTSSEVCN from the coding sequence ATGCGCCGGCTAGAAGCCATCCTCATACTATCGCCTCAGGGTATCAGCACTCGCAAAGCCAGTAAGCTGGCAGACTTGGCGGATGCTACAGAAGTGCGTACACTAGTCCGCCAACTCAACATGTTTTATGATTCTCGTGGTAAACCCTACAGAATCGAGGAGATAGCCGGAGGGTTGGCCATGATGACACGGCCGGTGTTTGCGCCATGGTTGCGCAAGCTGGCATACATGCCCGGTGAAATTCGTTTGGCGAGATCCGCCCTGGAAACCTTGGCCATCGTGGCCTATCGGCAACCGGTAATGCGAGCCGAAATAGAGGCGATTCGGGGAGTAGGCTGCAGCGAGTTGCTCAAACAGCTCATGGATTTGGATTTGGTTCGAATTAGTGGTCGCAGTGAAGATTTGGGACGTCCCTACCTTTACGAAACGACTCAACGGTTTTTACAAATGTTTGGATTGCGATCTGCCGATCGCTTACCCCGGATCAACTGGGCAATACACTCGCAGCCTAGCGAAAAATCAACATCATCTGAAGTTTGCAACTGA
- the hemA gene encoding glutamyl-tRNA reductase, which produces MHWSMVGWSHHHTPIELRERLAFSTEQAAQVLQQLGERYPDSECVLLSTCNRVEAYCGAEQPEQLPGSQQLGALLAGFHQLDYPSLRPQALELDGTAVIQHLFKVAASLDSMIVGEAQIQAQVRGAYDLACQQGRAGSLMHRVFQRATAVARRVANETTIQQRRISVPSVAVSEIATEFFESFDDKKILLIGAGDMGVETVRYLQDAGARQMWIVNRSFTKAQELAEQFSLQAEPWDLLDLFLAEADLIISTTSSPEMIVSTSQFRRVRSGRQHAVLILDLAVPRDFDPAIANLPDTYLYSIDDLQQVCQRNMQARQAQWPKAMQIIEQETQKFMAESRHAGSGPTIKRLQDQAQQIKQEEFKRLLDKLRSHDLDPAVQQELSHSFDRLINKLLHPPLQSLRDHADSTHHATLLDSLRRLFQIND; this is translated from the coding sequence ATGCATTGGTCGATGGTAGGTTGGAGTCACCACCACACTCCCATCGAACTACGGGAGCGCCTAGCCTTTTCCACTGAACAGGCGGCTCAAGTGTTGCAACAACTCGGTGAGCGCTACCCCGACTCTGAATGTGTTTTGCTGAGCACCTGCAATCGGGTCGAAGCCTATTGTGGAGCCGAACAACCTGAGCAATTGCCTGGCAGTCAACAACTGGGAGCGTTGTTGGCTGGCTTTCATCAACTGGACTATCCGTCGCTCAGGCCGCAAGCTTTGGAACTCGATGGAACAGCCGTCATCCAGCACCTCTTCAAAGTTGCTGCCAGCCTAGATAGCATGATCGTTGGTGAGGCACAGATTCAAGCTCAAGTTCGCGGCGCTTACGATCTGGCCTGCCAGCAGGGCCGGGCGGGCAGTTTGATGCACCGAGTGTTTCAGCGAGCGACTGCTGTCGCGCGGCGCGTGGCCAACGAAACTACGATTCAACAGCGACGCATCAGCGTACCCAGCGTAGCAGTAAGCGAGATCGCTACCGAATTCTTCGAGAGCTTTGACGATAAGAAAATTCTCTTAATCGGCGCAGGCGATATGGGAGTCGAAACAGTCCGCTATCTCCAGGACGCGGGTGCCAGGCAGATGTGGATCGTCAATCGCAGCTTTACCAAGGCTCAAGAGCTAGCTGAACAGTTTTCGCTGCAGGCGGAACCCTGGGATCTGTTGGACCTATTTCTGGCCGAAGCAGATTTGATTATTTCCACCACCAGCAGCCCCGAGATGATCGTCAGCACCAGTCAATTTCGACGAGTTCGCTCGGGCCGACAGCACGCAGTACTGATTCTGGATTTGGCCGTGCCTCGCGACTTTGATCCGGCCATCGCTAATTTGCCAGACACGTATTTGTACTCCATCGATGATTTACAACAGGTCTGTCAGCGAAACATGCAGGCCCGCCAAGCCCAATGGCCCAAGGCAATGCAGATTATCGAGCAAGAGACACAGAAGTTCATGGCCGAAAGCCGTCATGCCGGCAGCGGACCGACTATCAAACGCCTACAAGATCAAGCCCAGCAAATTAAGCAGGAAGAATTCAAACGTTTGCTAGACAAGCTGCGGTCACACGATTTAGATCCGGCCGTTCAGCAGGAGCTGAGCCACTCATTTGATCGGCTGATCAACAAGCTGCTTCATCCCCCGCTGCAATCGTTGCGCGATCACGCTGACAGCACCCATCACGCCACTCTTTTAGATTCACTCCGTCGACTCTTTCAGATTAACGACTAG